In a genomic window of Salegentibacter salegens:
- a CDS encoding M1 family metallopeptidase produces MKYPLIAFFFCCCWNTYSQSPIADSLDQINSIDFKKAEAEILVLPQEERVSGTVKYNFEILRSIDSFYVDARNIDLDEVLLNGEPVTSRNTGQRIWIKNEINPSENNSLQLKYLVKPKEAVYFINWNIADAINAPKQIWTQGQGRYTSNWLPSFDDQREKVEFDITYHFPKNLEVMANGKLSGTSVNDSLKRWDFDMQQPMSSYLLAFAAANYVVEESESTSGVALQFYLPVSEEDKLEPTYRHTKTIFDFLENEIGVAYPWQNYKQAPVRDFLYSGMENTAATIFDHAFITDSIGFNDRNYVSVNAHEMAHQWFGDLVTAEANSDHWLHEGFATYYALLAEREIFGDDYYYWQLYESGEKLKELSDNGKGEPVTKAGATSLTYYQKGAWVLHILRERVGDEAFKKAVKNYLERYKYKTATTENFIAEVEAAANVSLSDFMAKWLNQTAFQGFAALNSLKNSEFIQNHLNILALRETALEEKEELLSAALDFPVSDYTGQEVVYQLEGITSAISLKLYKKAFETNNIYVRQAIATSMERIPQELKLDFESLLNDESYITKEAALLKLWMNFPQEVSNYLDKTKEIEGFTNKNVRMLWLTLNLVTPAYEPEKQEETYNELSGYTAVHFPIEVRENAFGYLYQINSFTNQNLLDLMHGTQHPTYRFRNYSRQLLNELLKNEEYQQKFLALKDSLSEKEQDYLQTKLN; encoded by the coding sequence ATGAAATATCCCCTCATCGCCTTCTTTTTTTGTTGCTGCTGGAATACTTATAGCCAGTCGCCAATAGCTGATTCGCTGGATCAAATTAATAGCATAGATTTTAAAAAGGCTGAAGCCGAAATCCTGGTTCTTCCGCAGGAAGAGCGCGTTTCTGGCACCGTAAAATATAATTTTGAAATTCTAAGAAGCATCGATTCGTTTTATGTAGATGCGCGAAATATTGATTTAGATGAGGTTTTGCTGAATGGAGAGCCGGTAACATCTAGAAATACCGGGCAACGTATTTGGATAAAAAATGAAATAAACCCTTCAGAAAACAATTCGTTACAACTAAAATATTTAGTAAAACCAAAAGAAGCGGTATACTTTATAAATTGGAATATTGCTGATGCTATAAATGCACCAAAACAAATCTGGACGCAGGGACAGGGAAGATATACTTCTAACTGGTTGCCTTCTTTTGATGATCAGCGAGAAAAAGTAGAATTTGATATTACCTATCATTTTCCGAAGAATTTGGAAGTGATGGCCAACGGGAAACTTTCTGGTACATCGGTAAATGATTCTTTAAAAAGATGGGATTTTGATATGCAACAGCCTATGAGTAGTTATTTACTGGCTTTTGCAGCGGCAAATTATGTTGTGGAAGAAAGCGAATCTACTTCAGGAGTTGCTTTACAATTTTATTTACCAGTTTCTGAAGAAGATAAATTAGAACCTACTTACCGGCATACCAAAACCATTTTTGATTTCCTGGAAAATGAAATCGGGGTGGCTTATCCGTGGCAAAATTATAAGCAAGCACCGGTACGCGATTTTCTATATTCCGGAATGGAAAATACCGCTGCTACTATTTTTGACCACGCTTTTATTACCGATTCGATTGGTTTTAATGACCGAAATTACGTGAGTGTAAATGCACATGAAATGGCTCACCAATGGTTCGGGGATTTAGTAACCGCAGAAGCTAATAGCGATCACTGGCTGCACGAAGGATTTGCTACTTATTACGCACTACTTGCCGAGCGCGAGATTTTTGGTGACGATTACTATTACTGGCAACTTTATGAATCTGGAGAAAAACTTAAGGAATTAAGCGATAACGGAAAAGGTGAGCCGGTTACCAAAGCCGGGGCAACTTCTTTAACCTATTATCAAAAAGGAGCTTGGGTGTTGCATATTTTACGCGAGCGAGTGGGAGATGAAGCCTTTAAAAAAGCAGTGAAAAATTATTTAGAACGCTACAAATACAAAACCGCTACTACCGAGAATTTTATTGCTGAGGTTGAAGCAGCCGCGAATGTTAGCCTTTCCGATTTTATGGCAAAATGGCTAAACCAAACCGCTTTTCAGGGTTTTGCAGCTTTAAATTCTTTGAAGAATTCAGAATTTATCCAAAATCATTTAAATATTCTGGCACTTCGGGAAACGGCTTTAGAAGAAAAGGAAGAATTGTTAAGTGCAGCACTAGATTTCCCGGTAAGCGATTATACCGGGCAGGAGGTAGTCTATCAATTAGAAGGTATAACTTCAGCCATATCTCTAAAACTTTATAAAAAAGCATTTGAAACAAACAATATTTACGTTCGCCAGGCTATCGCAACCAGTATGGAGAGAATTCCGCAGGAATTAAAATTAGATTTTGAATCTTTGCTTAACGATGAATCCTATATTACAAAAGAGGCTGCACTGCTAAAATTATGGATGAATTTCCCCCAGGAGGTTTCCAATTATTTAGATAAAACCAAAGAAATTGAAGGTTTTACCAATAAAAATGTGCGAATGCTTTGGCTTACCTTAAACCTGGTAACACCAGCTTATGAGCCAGAAAAACAGGAGGAAACATATAATGAACTTTCAGGCTATACCGCTGTACATTTTCCAATTGAAGTAAGGGAAAATGCTTTTGGTTATTTATACCAGATAAATAGTTTTACCAATCAAAATTTGCTAGACCTTATGCACGGTACACAGCACCCAACTTACCGGTTTAGAAATTATTCCCGACAGTTATTAAACGAGCTCCTTAAAAACGAAGAATATCAGCAAAAATTCTTAGCTTTAAAGGATAGTCTTTCTGAAAAAGAACAGGATTATTTGCAAACAAAACTCAATTAA
- a CDS encoding patatin-like phospholipase family protein, whose protein sequence is MRALVISGGGSKGAFAGGVAQYLIEELKRDYDLYLGTSTGSLLISHLALNKCEKIKDIYTTVNQSSIFSNRPFLIKRRHGYDQISINHLNVLLNFFKGKKTFGESKNLKKLILATLTKEEFLSLRAATKDIVVTVSNISLNTVEYKSIKDFEYEEFCEWIWISCNYAPFMSLVQKNGCEYADGGLGTMVPIEEAIKRGATHIDAIILQTEATFYNRMPSKNVFGLITNLFRFMLDRIESQNIRIGKFAAANKNVTINFYYTPTVLTTNSLIFDEKQMKSWWKSGYKFAEEKSEEINQIEP, encoded by the coding sequence ATGCGGGCATTGGTAATATCGGGAGGAGGCAGCAAAGGCGCTTTTGCCGGTGGAGTTGCCCAGTATTTAATTGAAGAATTAAAACGAGATTATGACCTCTATTTGGGAACTTCTACCGGGAGTTTGCTTATTTCACATCTTGCATTAAATAAGTGCGAAAAGATAAAGGACATTTATACTACTGTAAATCAAAGTAGTATTTTTAGTAACCGCCCTTTTCTTATAAAAAGGCGTCACGGCTACGACCAAATTAGCATAAATCACTTAAACGTACTTCTTAATTTTTTTAAAGGCAAAAAGACTTTTGGCGAAAGTAAAAACCTTAAAAAACTTATTCTAGCCACGTTAACCAAAGAAGAATTTTTGAGCTTACGAGCGGCTACAAAAGATATTGTAGTAACTGTTTCTAATATTTCTTTGAATACGGTTGAATATAAATCGATTAAAGATTTTGAATACGAAGAATTTTGTGAATGGATCTGGATTTCGTGTAATTACGCGCCTTTTATGAGTCTGGTGCAAAAAAATGGTTGCGAATATGCCGATGGTGGCCTTGGGACTATGGTACCAATTGAAGAAGCAATTAAACGCGGAGCCACCCATATTGATGCGATTATTTTACAAACTGAAGCTACTTTTTATAATAGAATGCCATCTAAAAATGTATTTGGATTAATTACAAATTTGTTTCGGTTTATGCTGGATAGGATCGAATCCCAAAATATTAGAATAGGGAAATTTGCAGCTGCCAATAAAAATGTAACTATAAATTTTTACTACACGCCTACCGTATTAACTACCAATTCCCTTATTTTTGATGAAAAGCAAATGAAGTCCTGGTGGAAAAGCGGTTATAAGTTTGCCGAAGAAAAAAGCGAGGAAATTAATCAAATTGAACCTTAA
- a CDS encoding patatin-like phospholipase family protein: MRALVISGGGSKGAFAGGVAQYLIQEEGKKYDLFLGTSTGSLLIPHLAMGNIDKVYEIYTNVNQRKIFNVNPFVVKRKEGREYVTINYFNMFWQFVRKKRTFGESQNLRKHIKRNFSEENFDQLKNQVEDVIVTVSNLSKNRVEYKSINDFSYENFCDWIWISCNYIPFMSLANKDGFEYADGGLGCVVPIREAIKRGATEVDAIILEAENMEYNKVLGKNPFSLMINLFGFLLDQVEYHDIVEGKLAALNKKVKLNTYYTPTKLTENSLVFNKKLMGEWWQQGYDHAKEKHLQFLATKRKSFFGLF; the protein is encoded by the coding sequence ATGCGTGCACTGGTAATATCTGGCGGGGGTAGTAAAGGCGCTTTTGCAGGAGGCGTTGCTCAATATTTAATTCAGGAGGAAGGCAAGAAATACGATTTGTTTCTGGGCACTTCAACTGGGAGCTTGCTTATTCCGCACCTCGCGATGGGAAATATAGATAAGGTTTACGAGATCTACACCAATGTAAACCAGCGCAAGATTTTTAATGTTAATCCTTTTGTGGTCAAACGAAAAGAAGGTCGGGAATATGTGACCATCAATTACTTTAATATGTTCTGGCAATTTGTGCGAAAAAAAAGGACTTTTGGAGAAAGCCAAAACCTTAGAAAACATATAAAACGGAATTTTTCTGAAGAGAATTTTGATCAGCTTAAAAACCAGGTTGAAGATGTAATTGTTACAGTTTCCAATTTGTCTAAAAACCGCGTGGAATATAAGTCGATTAACGATTTTTCTTATGAAAATTTTTGCGACTGGATCTGGATTAGTTGTAATTATATTCCGTTTATGAGCCTCGCTAATAAAGACGGATTTGAATATGCCGATGGCGGACTTGGCTGCGTGGTGCCTATTCGGGAAGCCATAAAACGTGGTGCTACAGAAGTTGATGCGATTATCCTCGAAGCCGAAAATATGGAATATAACAAGGTACTGGGAAAAAATCCATTTTCGTTAATGATCAATCTTTTTGGATTTTTACTGGACCAGGTAGAATACCATGATATTGTGGAAGGAAAACTAGCCGCTTTAAATAAAAAAGTGAAATTGAATACTTATTACACCCCAACTAAACTAACAGAAAACTCACTGGTATTTAATAAAAAATTAATGGGAGAATGGTGGCAACAAGGTTATGACCATGCCAAAGAAAAACACTTGCAATTTCTGGCAACTAAACGAAAAAGTTTCTTCGGATTGTTTTAA
- a CDS encoding DUF7935 family protein — MNQIELSQILLAILPALIVGIVAFYFFSSYNKNEENRRRFLLHRENQKTSLPLKLQAYERMTLFLERISPGKILFRVQPNSDDKEAYERALINTIEQEFEHNLAQQIYLSVECWDYIKTAKNATIGIIRKANQQESVTDADKLREIILKNLMEKQSPTEAALAYLKNEVKRFI; from the coding sequence ATGAACCAGATAGAACTTTCCCAAATACTTTTAGCTATTTTACCGGCTTTAATTGTTGGTATAGTAGCCTTTTATTTTTTTAGTTCCTATAACAAAAACGAAGAAAACAGAAGACGGTTTCTATTGCATAGAGAAAATCAAAAAACATCGCTTCCTTTAAAATTACAGGCTTATGAAAGAATGACGCTCTTTTTAGAACGCATCTCCCCCGGAAAAATCTTATTTAGGGTACAGCCAAATTCTGATGATAAAGAAGCTTATGAGCGAGCGTTAATTAATACTATTGAACAGGAATTTGAACACAATCTCGCCCAGCAAATCTATCTTTCGGTTGAATGCTGGGATTATATTAAAACGGCTAAAAACGCTACTATTGGTATTATTAGAAAAGCTAACCAACAGGAAAGTGTTACTGATGCCGATAAATTAAGAGAAATAATTCTAAAAAATTTAATGGAAAAACAATCTCCTACTGAGGCTGCTCTAGCTTACCTAAAAAATGAAGTAAAACGCTTTATTTAA
- a CDS encoding FMN-binding glutamate synthase family protein, which produces MENVFDFLASIEWWGWILIFIVLIAIKDIFFSPGHTIKHNFPVVGHLRYFLEGIGPELRQYIVASNREELPFNRVERGWIYASAKNENNYEGFGTDQDIFSTHYIFINNAMIPYKLDEKHPNTIDPNFIACAKVMGEFNKRKRPFRPASIINVSAMSFGSLSARAIASLNKGCKEAGAYHNTGEGGLSQYHQQGADVVFHFGTGYFGVRDEKGNFSMDRMVALVKENPQIRAIEIKLSQGAKPGKGGVLPASKITKEIAEIRHVPMGQDVLSPPNHSAFSNIPELVDFIEEIAEATGLPVGIKSAVGRLNQWEELAALMAKTKRGPDFITIDGGEGGTGAAPPSFADHVSLPWIYAFTDVYKIFLNEGITDRIVFIGSGKLGFPAKAAMAFALGADCINVAREAMMSIGCIQAQACHNNTCPTGVATQNKWLQAGINIEDKARRVNYYFTKFRKELLEITHACGYEHPSQFTMDDVEINLSDKNLAKTLAITFAYHKEKVPFDGIQRHMDSPHLGGIHKQKEVTTKEAETEETAPHNKNE; this is translated from the coding sequence ATGGAAAATGTATTTGATTTTTTAGCTTCAATTGAATGGTGGGGATGGATCCTGATTTTTATTGTTCTTATCGCTATTAAAGATATATTCTTCAGCCCGGGACACACCATTAAACACAATTTTCCGGTGGTGGGGCATTTGCGGTATTTCCTGGAAGGAATTGGCCCTGAATTACGGCAGTATATTGTTGCCAGTAATAGGGAAGAATTACCCTTTAATCGGGTAGAACGCGGCTGGATTTATGCTTCAGCCAAAAACGAAAACAATTACGAAGGTTTTGGAACCGACCAGGATATTTTTTCAACGCATTATATCTTTATCAATAATGCCATGATTCCGTATAAACTGGATGAAAAACATCCTAACACAATAGACCCTAATTTTATTGCCTGCGCAAAAGTAATGGGTGAATTTAATAAACGAAAACGCCCATTTAGACCAGCGTCTATAATTAATGTTTCTGCTATGAGTTTTGGTTCACTTTCGGCCAGGGCAATTGCCTCTTTAAATAAGGGATGTAAGGAAGCCGGAGCTTACCATAACACCGGAGAAGGGGGGCTTTCGCAATACCACCAACAAGGAGCCGATGTTGTTTTTCATTTTGGTACCGGATATTTTGGAGTCAGGGATGAAAAAGGAAACTTTTCTATGGATAGGATGGTGGCGCTTGTAAAAGAGAATCCCCAAATTCGCGCTATTGAAATTAAACTTTCACAGGGAGCAAAACCTGGAAAAGGGGGCGTTTTGCCTGCTTCAAAAATCACTAAAGAAATTGCTGAAATTCGTCACGTACCTATGGGTCAGGACGTGCTTTCCCCGCCAAACCATTCAGCTTTTAGCAATATTCCCGAATTAGTAGATTTTATTGAAGAAATTGCTGAAGCGACTGGCCTTCCGGTTGGGATAAAATCGGCGGTGGGAAGGTTAAATCAATGGGAAGAACTCGCTGCGCTTATGGCAAAAACCAAACGAGGCCCCGACTTTATCACTATAGATGGTGGTGAAGGCGGAACCGGAGCCGCGCCGCCAAGTTTTGCCGATCACGTATCCCTTCCCTGGATTTACGCATTTACCGATGTTTACAAAATTTTCCTGAACGAAGGAATTACCGATAGAATTGTATTTATTGGAAGTGGTAAGCTTGGTTTTCCCGCAAAAGCCGCAATGGCCTTTGCATTGGGAGCAGATTGTATAAATGTGGCCCGGGAAGCTATGATGAGTATTGGCTGTATACAGGCACAAGCCTGCCACAATAACACCTGCCCTACTGGCGTTGCTACACAAAACAAATGGTTGCAGGCAGGAATAAATATAGAAGACAAAGCCCGGCGGGTAAATTATTATTTCACCAAGTTTAGAAAAGAGCTTTTAGAAATTACCCATGCCTGCGGTTATGAACATCCGTCACAATTTACTATGGACGATGTAGAGATAAATTTAAGCGATAAGAACCTGGCAAAAACCCTGGCCATCACTTTTGCATATCACAAAGAAAAAGTACCTTTCGACGGTATTCAAAGGCATATGGACAGCCCACACCTGGGTGGTATTCATAAGCAAAAAGAAGTGACAACCAAAGAAGCTGAAACCGAAGAAACTGCGCCACATAATAAAAACGAATGA
- a CDS encoding amidohydrolase produces MKKIIFSLLGLFSFTLTAQEINSEINSAAEEIEEQVISWRRDFHQNPELSNRETETAKKIASHLESLGIETTTGIAKTGVVGILKGDNEGKTVALRADIDALPVTERNNLPFKSEVRTEFLGSETGVMHACGHDTHIAIMMGVAEVLSKNKDKINGTVKFIFQPAEEGPPPGEEGGASLMIKEGVLKNPDVDAIFGLHINSETPVGTIRYKPEGTMAAVERFVINVTGKQTHGSAPWSGTDPILISAKIIDGLQTIISRESKLVDAAAVITVGKITSGVRFNIIPETAEMIGTIRTLDPDMKKLILKRMNEMVPAIAKAYGGEATVEIQNNTAITYNDPELTSKMLPTLQNVAGEENVVLTKATTGGEDFSFFQEEVPGFYYFLGGKPLDSNEAAPHHTPDFFIDESGMLLGVKTMSQLAIDYLNQ; encoded by the coding sequence ATGAAAAAAATCATATTCAGCCTGCTTGGGCTTTTCAGCTTTACTTTAACAGCGCAGGAGATCAATTCTGAAATTAATTCGGCTGCCGAAGAAATCGAAGAACAGGTAATTTCCTGGCGAAGGGATTTCCATCAAAATCCCGAACTTTCTAACCGCGAGACTGAAACTGCCAAAAAGATCGCCTCCCATTTAGAAAGCCTCGGTATAGAAACCACCACCGGAATTGCAAAAACCGGCGTGGTAGGAATTTTAAAAGGCGATAATGAAGGAAAAACAGTGGCTTTAAGAGCAGATATTGACGCACTACCAGTAACCGAAAGAAATAATCTCCCATTTAAATCTGAAGTACGAACAGAATTTCTAGGTTCAGAAACCGGGGTAATGCACGCTTGTGGCCACGATACTCATATTGCTATTATGATGGGTGTTGCTGAAGTGCTTTCAAAGAATAAAGATAAAATAAACGGTACGGTAAAGTTTATATTTCAACCGGCAGAAGAAGGTCCGCCACCGGGCGAAGAAGGCGGTGCTTCGCTTATGATCAAAGAGGGTGTTCTTAAAAATCCCGATGTAGACGCGATCTTCGGACTTCATATAAATTCGGAAACCCCAGTGGGTACAATTCGTTATAAACCCGAAGGCACTATGGCTGCGGTAGAACGTTTTGTGATAAATGTTACTGGAAAACAAACCCACGGCTCAGCGCCCTGGAGCGGAACAGATCCTATTCTTATTTCAGCGAAAATTATAGATGGTTTACAAACCATAATCAGCAGGGAATCTAAATTGGTAGATGCCGCGGCAGTAATTACGGTAGGAAAAATAACCAGCGGTGTACGCTTTAATATTATTCCTGAAACTGCAGAAATGATCGGGACGATAAGGACCCTGGATCCAGATATGAAAAAATTAATCCTTAAAAGAATGAATGAAATGGTTCCGGCTATCGCAAAAGCTTATGGCGGTGAAGCTACCGTAGAAATCCAAAATAATACTGCAATTACTTATAACGACCCAGAGCTTACCAGTAAAATGTTACCAACCTTGCAAAACGTGGCAGGTGAAGAAAATGTAGTTTTAACCAAAGCCACCACCGGTGGGGAAGATTTTTCCTTCTTCCAGGAAGAAGTACCCGGTTTTTATTATTTCCTTGGCGGAAAACCTTTAGATTCTAACGAAGCCGCACCGCACCATACCCCCGACTTTTTTATTGATGAAAGCGGAATGTTACTAGGTGTTAAAACTATGTCTCAACTGGCTATAGATTACCTAAATCAATAA
- a CDS encoding ATP-dependent helicase, with the protein MEAYLAELNDAQRAPVLQKDGAMIVIAGAGSGKTRVLTYRIAYLMSLGVDPFNILSLTFTNKAAREMKTRISKIVGNSEAKNLWMGTFHSIFAKILRFEAEKLGYPSNFTIYDTQDSQSVIRAIIKDMRLDKDVYKYKQVYSRISSYKNSLITVKAYFQNPELKEADAMSKKPRLGEIYQEYVERCFKAGAMDFDDLLLKTNELLNRFPEVLHKYQNRFRYILVDEYQDTNHSQYLIVKALSDKFQNICVVGDDAQSIYAFRGANINNILNFQKDYDNVQMYRLEQNYRSTKNIVNAANSIIEKNKTKLEKIVWTANDEGPKIVVNRLLTDGEEGRFVAGSIFENRMQNQMNNGDFAILYRTNAQSRAMEDALRKKEIPYRIYGGLSFYQRKEIKDVLSYLRLLINPKDEEALKRVINYPARGIGQTTMDKLSIAGNQYGKTIFEIIENIDHIDLKINKSTRTKLDNFVNMIKSFTILAENADAFTVADTVTKKTGLVQELKKDGTPEGIARIENIEELLNGIKDFVEGQKELADADGSLAEFLEDVALATDMDKDTGDDDRVALMTIHLAKGLEFPYVYIVGLEEDLFPSGMSMNTRSELEEERRLFYVALTRAEKQAYLTYTQSRYRWGKLVDAEPSRFIEEVDEQYMDYMIPQDDYKYKPLIDTDIFGDDIDKSKLRQSKPKKGTPPPAHKPSESQLRKLRKLKPASPEPEKATNAIKLEAGNVVEHMRFGKGKVLAIDGVGQDKKAEIDFENGGIKKLLLRFAKLKLIS; encoded by the coding sequence TTGGAAGCTTATTTAGCCGAATTAAATGACGCACAGCGCGCTCCTGTACTGCAGAAAGATGGCGCTATGATTGTAATTGCAGGAGCAGGATCTGGAAAAACCCGGGTGCTTACCTACCGTATCGCTTACTTAATGAGCCTTGGTGTAGATCCTTTTAATATTTTATCACTCACTTTTACCAATAAAGCTGCACGGGAAATGAAAACCCGTATTTCTAAAATTGTTGGTAACAGTGAAGCAAAAAATCTTTGGATGGGAACTTTCCATTCTATTTTCGCCAAAATTTTACGTTTTGAGGCCGAGAAATTGGGTTATCCTTCAAACTTCACCATTTATGATACGCAGGATTCGCAAAGTGTAATTAGAGCGATTATTAAGGATATGCGTCTCGATAAAGACGTATACAAATACAAACAGGTTTATAGTAGAATTTCTTCCTATAAAAACAGTTTGATTACGGTAAAAGCTTATTTCCAAAATCCGGAATTAAAGGAAGCCGATGCAATGTCTAAAAAACCGCGTCTTGGTGAAATCTATCAGGAATATGTGGAGCGTTGTTTTAAAGCTGGCGCGATGGATTTTGATGACCTTTTGCTGAAAACCAACGAACTCTTAAATAGGTTTCCGGAAGTGCTTCATAAATATCAGAATCGTTTCCGTTATATTTTGGTAGATGAGTATCAGGATACTAACCATTCGCAGTATTTAATAGTAAAAGCACTTTCCGATAAATTTCAGAATATATGCGTGGTGGGAGACGATGCGCAAAGTATTTATGCTTTCCGCGGAGCGAATATCAATAATATTCTGAATTTCCAGAAAGATTATGATAATGTGCAAATGTACCGATTGGAGCAGAATTACCGTTCTACCAAAAACATTGTAAACGCAGCTAACTCGATTATAGAAAAGAATAAAACCAAACTTGAAAAAATAGTTTGGACGGCTAATGATGAAGGGCCAAAAATCGTGGTAAATCGCTTGCTAACCGATGGGGAAGAAGGACGTTTTGTTGCGGGTTCTATTTTTGAGAATAGAATGCAAAATCAGATGAATAATGGCGATTTCGCGATTCTTTATCGAACCAACGCCCAGAGTAGGGCGATGGAAGACGCCCTGAGAAAAAAGGAAATTCCGTATAGAATTTACGGCGGACTTTCATTCTACCAGCGAAAGGAAATTAAGGATGTTCTTTCTTATTTACGCCTGTTGATCAACCCTAAAGATGAGGAAGCTTTAAAACGAGTAATTAATTATCCTGCCCGTGGAATTGGACAAACAACGATGGATAAATTGAGCATTGCGGGGAATCAATATGGGAAAACCATTTTTGAAATTATTGAGAATATAGATCATATAGATTTAAAGATCAATAAGAGTACGCGTACCAAGCTGGATAATTTCGTGAACATGATTAAGAGTTTCACGATTCTTGCTGAAAACGCCGATGCTTTTACTGTTGCTGATACCGTGACCAAAAAGACAGGTTTGGTTCAGGAATTAAAGAAAGATGGTACTCCGGAAGGTATCGCCAGGATTGAAAATATTGAAGAACTATTAAACGGGATCAAGGATTTTGTGGAAGGCCAAAAAGAACTGGCAGATGCCGATGGTTCTTTAGCTGAATTCCTGGAAGATGTGGCGCTTGCTACAGATATGGATAAAGATACCGGCGATGACGACCGCGTGGCTTTAATGACCATTCACCTGGCTAAAGGACTGGAGTTTCCGTATGTTTATATTGTTGGTTTAGAAGAAGACCTGTTCCCTTCAGGAATGAGTATGAATACCCGAAGCGAATTGGAAGAAGAACGGCGTTTGTTCTATGTAGCGCTTACAAGAGCAGAAAAACAGGCTTATCTAACTTATACGCAATCCAGGTATCGCTGGGGAAAATTGGTAGATGCAGAACCCAGTAGATTTATTGAAGAAGTAGACGAGCAGTATATGGATTATATGATTCCGCAGGATGATTATAAATACAAGCCGTTAATAGATACCGATATTTTTGGTGATGATATTGATAAAAGTAAATTGCGCCAAAGCAAACCCAAAAAAGGAACTCCGCCGCCGGCACATAAACCAAGCGAGTCGCAGTTAAGAAAACTCAGGAAACTGAAACCCGCCAGCCCGGAGCCTGAAAAAGCTACAAACGCTATAAAACTGGAAGCAGGAAATGTGGTGGAGCATATGCGTTTTGGGAAAGGAAAAGTACTGGCCATAGATGGCGTGGGACAGGATAAAAAAGCCGAAATAGATTTTGAGAATGGAGGAATTAAAAAGCTACTGCTAAGGTTTGCAAAATTGAAATTGATCTCCTAA
- a CDS encoding hypervirulence associated TUDOR domain-containing protein, with product MIREGSKVSWKWGNGKAEGKVTKTYTEEITKTIAGSEITRKGEEGNKALFIEQEDGSKVLKLESEVSKSD from the coding sequence ATGATTAGAGAAGGAAGCAAGGTTAGTTGGAAATGGGGAAATGGAAAGGCCGAAGGAAAAGTAACTAAAACTTATACCGAAGAAATCACCAAAACTATAGCTGGAAGCGAAATTACCCGAAAAGGAGAAGAAGGGAATAAAGCCCTTTTTATAGAACAGGAAGATGGAAGCAAAGTGCTGAAGCTGGAAAGCGAAGTTTCTAAATCAGATTAA
- a CDS encoding L-threonylcarbamoyladenylate synthase produces the protein MAELLKIYDENPSQKHINKVVEILKNGGLIIYPTDTVYGLGCDITNTSALEKIAQIKGVKLEKANFSFICEDLSNLSDYVKQIDSATFKILKRNLPGPYTFILPGNNNLPNVFKKKKTVGIRVPDNNICKSIVATLGNPIVSTSIYDEDEVLEYTTDPELIKEKWDHLVDLVIDGGYGDNIPSTVIDLTNSEPEVIREGKGSIEIM, from the coding sequence ATGGCTGAATTACTTAAAATTTATGACGAAAATCCAAGTCAGAAGCACATCAATAAAGTAGTAGAAATCTTAAAAAACGGTGGGCTCATTATTTATCCAACCGATACCGTTTATGGCCTTGGATGTGACATTACCAATACCTCGGCTTTAGAGAAAATCGCTCAAATTAAGGGCGTAAAACTTGAAAAGGCTAACTTTTCCTTTATTTGCGAAGATTTAAGCAATCTTTCAGATTATGTGAAACAAATAGATTCGGCTACTTTTAAAATTCTTAAAAGAAATCTTCCCGGCCCCTACACTTTTATTTTACCCGGAAATAATAACCTTCCAAATGTTTTTAAAAAGAAGAAAACCGTAGGGATTAGAGTCCCCGACAATAATATTTGTAAAAGTATTGTGGCAACTTTAGGGAATCCCATTGTTTCCACTTCTATTTACGATGAAGATGAGGTTCTTGAATATACCACAGATCCTGAACTTATTAAAGAGAAATGGGATCACCTCGTAGACCTCGTAATAGATGGGGGATATGGCGATAACATTCCATCTACCGTTATAGATCTCACCAATTCTGAACCTGAAGTAATAAGGGAAGGAAAAGGAAGTATTGAGATTATGTAG